The Shewanella sp. NFH-SH190041 genome has a window encoding:
- the tmk gene encoding dTMP kinase, whose amino-acid sequence MEQNAKFIVIEGLEGAGKSSAIALVKELIEKHTGQAPVCTREPGGTPLAERIRDLVKIADSQDPLCDTAECLLFYAARAQLVETVIKPALAEGHWVLGDRHNLSSLAYQGGGRGLMPLVQSLSDITLNSFKPDITIYLDVPPQVGLQRAAARGELDRIEQQALAFFDRTRATFLALAAEDDSIMVIDASQPMSEVHKDIQASLRAVLA is encoded by the coding sequence ATGGAACAGAACGCAAAATTTATTGTCATTGAAGGGCTGGAAGGCGCAGGTAAATCCAGTGCTATTGCCTTGGTAAAAGAGTTAATTGAAAAGCATACCGGTCAGGCCCCTGTCTGTACCCGCGAGCCTGGTGGCACACCACTGGCTGAACGGATCCGGGATTTAGTGAAAATTGCCGATAGTCAGGATCCCTTGTGTGATACGGCGGAATGCTTGTTGTTTTATGCTGCCCGGGCGCAGCTGGTGGAAACAGTTATTAAACCGGCGCTGGCCGAAGGGCATTGGGTGTTGGGGGATAGACACAATCTGTCCTCTTTGGCATATCAGGGCGGCGGCCGTGGCTTGATGCCATTGGTGCAGTCACTGAGTGATATTACCCTGAATAGTTTTAAACCGGATATTACGATTTATTTGGATGTGCCGCCCCAGGTGGGATTACAACGTGCGGCTGCTCGGGGCGAACTGGATCGCATTGAGCAGCAAGCACTGGCGTTTTTTGACCGCACTAGAGCCACCTTTTTAGCCTTGGCGGCAGAGGATGACAGTATTATGGTGATTGATGCCAGTCAGCCTATGTCTGAAGTGCATAAAGATATTCAGGCTAGCCTACGCGCTGTGCTGGCGTAA
- the holB gene encoding DNA polymerase III subunit delta', with the protein MTLQTADFPWLTEGFTRVIQQLRQGTLGHALLIGVEQGLGGAVLANDIAAAACCLQPSALGACGHCKSCQLFNAGNHPDCYPVRADGNQIKVDQIRELCQKLTATAQQGGRRIAVIYECERMNTAAANALLKTLEEPGKETLLILQSQTPGRLLPTISSRCQRLKFVAPDLTTLAQWLTRHWGIEEDILWALPVVGGPLPLAEAWQNGRYQQLLALRQDWRRSLTSGHLQGHLLELNEENMIEALNILYLVLRARLTAPGALSPFVRNRIGALAGDVMLQCHQLQLMGNVNYMALCQRFVTDYRAIAQ; encoded by the coding sequence GTGACACTACAGACAGCAGATTTTCCTTGGCTTACCGAAGGCTTTACCCGGGTTATCCAGCAGTTGCGGCAGGGCACGCTTGGTCATGCACTGCTCATTGGGGTAGAGCAAGGGCTAGGCGGCGCAGTATTGGCCAATGATATTGCCGCAGCTGCGTGCTGTTTGCAGCCATCTGCGCTTGGTGCCTGTGGCCATTGTAAAAGTTGTCAGCTGTTCAATGCGGGGAACCATCCAGACTGTTATCCGGTGCGGGCCGATGGAAACCAGATCAAAGTGGATCAGATCCGCGAGCTGTGCCAAAAGTTGACCGCAACAGCGCAGCAAGGTGGCCGCAGGATCGCGGTGATCTATGAATGCGAGCGAATGAATACTGCGGCAGCCAATGCCTTATTAAAGACTTTAGAGGAGCCGGGTAAAGAGACATTGCTGATCCTGCAAAGTCAAACGCCGGGTCGATTGTTGCCAACCATTAGCAGCCGTTGTCAGCGGCTAAAATTTGTCGCTCCGGATCTGACCACATTAGCTCAATGGCTGACTCGCCATTGGGGCATAGAGGAAGATATTCTCTGGGCCTTGCCTGTTGTTGGGGGACCACTACCTCTGGCTGAAGCTTGGCAAAATGGGCGATATCAGCAATTGCTGGCGTTGCGTCAGGATTGGCGGCGCAGTTTAACCAGTGGGCATCTACAGGGGCATTTGCTGGAATTGAATGAAGAGAATATGATTGAGGCATTAAATATTCTCTATTTGGTGCTCAGGGCCAGACTGACCGCGCCAGGGGCGCTGAGTCCGTTTGTGCGTAACCGTATTGGTGCGTTAGCGGGGGACGTCATGCTGCAGTGTCACCAGTTGCAGCTAATGGGAAATGTTAACTATATGGCGCTATGCCAGCGCTTTGTAACCGACTACCGGGCAATTGCTCAATAA